A single window of Tuberibacillus sp. Marseille-P3662 DNA harbors:
- a CDS encoding efflux RND transporter periplasmic adaptor subunit: MKPKQKLSIWVAAIVVFIGVNVYLIYKDSSAAERLNYVSDWERVTTDHLVETIASSGVVAPATTERMYFDPSLGSFQSFFVQKGDTVESGDPLYEYAVTDAAENRQYLEGKIDKLEGQIDDIELNINQLETLKDTVPEETENEDVTVNSGDQSTSDQTLATEYEIEMKISQNELKRDMLETKRETYESQLQSLMDSPSSVTVTSPYSGVVQTIHHDLNNPVIAIASEDIAVHGKLSEQATRLVKSGMKTYIRSSAVKGKRTGTLTDIKPVPVDEPETEQASKYAFTVELEEQTEDLQVGYHTQLAFVIDEAQDALVLPEQTIETNDKQDYTWVLSNNGTVIKQQVKTGLQVTGDVELTSGAKEGTHVVQEPEQVNDAGAGFITPLKWDFIDTSIFTELNKHEVFEHLLLGVLE, encoded by the coding sequence TTGAAACCAAAGCAAAAGTTATCGATTTGGGTGGCGGCCATCGTTGTATTTATCGGGGTGAACGTTTATCTGATATACAAGGATAGCAGCGCCGCCGAACGACTTAATTACGTTAGTGATTGGGAGCGTGTAACAACCGATCATTTAGTCGAAACCATTGCATCATCAGGTGTGGTTGCACCTGCGACAACTGAACGTATGTATTTCGATCCTTCCTTGGGTTCCTTCCAATCATTTTTTGTGCAAAAGGGCGACACGGTAGAGAGCGGGGATCCTCTTTATGAATACGCCGTCACCGATGCGGCTGAGAACCGCCAATACTTAGAAGGAAAAATTGATAAACTTGAAGGGCAGATTGACGATATTGAACTGAACATCAACCAATTAGAAACATTAAAGGATACTGTCCCCGAGGAAACAGAAAATGAAGATGTGACTGTCAATAGTGGTGATCAATCAACATCTGATCAAACGCTGGCAACAGAATATGAGATTGAGATGAAAATCTCGCAAAACGAACTTAAAAGGGATATGTTAGAAACGAAACGAGAGACCTACGAAAGTCAGCTGCAAAGCCTTATGGACAGTCCGTCAAGTGTGACCGTGACAAGTCCTTATTCAGGCGTTGTGCAGACCATCCATCACGATTTAAATAATCCTGTTATCGCGATCGCCTCCGAAGACATCGCGGTTCATGGTAAGTTAAGCGAGCAGGCCACGAGACTGGTCAAAAGCGGTATGAAAACCTACATACGGTCATCAGCGGTTAAAGGCAAAAGAACGGGGACGCTTACTGACATCAAGCCCGTGCCTGTCGATGAGCCGGAAACCGAACAAGCGAGCAAGTACGCCTTTACTGTTGAATTGGAAGAACAGACGGAAGACTTACAAGTTGGCTATCATACACAACTGGCATTTGTAATCGATGAAGCCCAAGACGCTTTAGTTTTGCCAGAACAAACGATTGAAACGAACGATAAACAAGACTACACATGGGTGCTATCAAACAATGGTACCGTCATCAAGCAACAGGTCAAAACAGGATTGCAAGTGACAGGTGATGTGGAACTTACCAGCGGTGCTAAAGAGGGTACCCACGTTGTTCAAGAACCTGAACAAGTCAACGATGCCGGTGCCGGATTTATCACGCCGCTGAAATGGGATTTCATTGACACGTCGATCTTCACAGAATTGAACAAGCACGAGGTGTTTGAACATCTTTTGTTAGGCGTATTGGAATAA
- a CDS encoding chemotaxis protein CheX, with translation MTTATNGTITHLINGTLQSLKTALSLDHSISKPGLLETPLQVTFGVFIGITGDFKGKLVINGHHQTFANIGEKMFGMPLEGEMLKSFTGEIGNMIAGGLSTNIYHQGIKIDITAPTVMDGDSQITGFRQAIHVPVHFNTDESFDLYLLVDE, from the coding sequence TTGACGACTGCAACAAATGGAACCATTACCCATTTGATCAATGGGACATTACAATCACTTAAGACGGCTCTATCTTTAGACCATTCGATTTCGAAACCCGGTTTGCTTGAAACCCCTTTACAAGTCACATTCGGTGTCTTCATTGGTATTACCGGCGATTTCAAAGGTAAATTGGTGATTAACGGTCACCATCAAACATTTGCTAACATTGGTGAAAAAATGTTCGGGATGCCTTTGGAAGGGGAAATGTTGAAATCCTTCACAGGGGAGATCGGTAATATGATTGCCGGAGGTTTGTCAACGAACATCTATCATCAAGGCATTAAGATAGACATCACAGCTCCGACAGTTATGGATGGTGACTCACAAATAACCGGCTTTAGACAAGCGATCCATGTTCCAGTTCACTTCAACACTGATGAATCCTTTGACCTCTACTTGTTAGTTGATGAATAG
- a CDS encoding C40 family peptidase, with translation MNPLQVFTLSFMLMGAGQGDQEAANLVQDVASKSQASNYTYSSDSVDHMKEWYVKKGIALKNTIKENEVQEAYAKQQKRAQNNLSVHDKGEKVTNLQKKLITLGYLDGEAYGVYSDFTADAVKQFQKDHDIKSTDGIADDKTIQQLSQKVKDHKKKIRERQAEQEQQEEQVHTRTFNNDSSDQGNASNQRSSSSDQSTKSKSSSAKSHRHVSGGSVTSIAQQLIGVPYQYGGTTPNGFDCSGFIQYVFSKAGVSVPRTSGGQYSAGSSVSSPSAGDLVFFSTDGSGGVSHAGISLGGNRFIHASSSRGVTISSLNGSYWDSRYLGAKSY, from the coding sequence ATGAATCCTTTGCAAGTGTTTACATTATCCTTCATGTTGATGGGTGCAGGGCAAGGTGATCAGGAAGCAGCGAACTTGGTGCAGGATGTTGCTTCTAAGTCCCAAGCTAGCAATTATACATATAGCTCAGACAGTGTAGATCATATGAAAGAATGGTACGTAAAGAAAGGCATCGCTCTCAAGAATACAATCAAAGAGAACGAGGTCCAGGAAGCTTATGCCAAGCAGCAAAAACGTGCCCAGAACAACTTGTCTGTACATGATAAGGGAGAAAAAGTAACAAACTTGCAGAAGAAACTGATTACGCTGGGTTATCTCGATGGTGAGGCTTATGGTGTTTATAGTGATTTCACCGCTGATGCTGTTAAGCAGTTTCAAAAAGATCATGACATCAAATCGACGGATGGCATTGCCGATGATAAAACCATCCAACAACTGAGCCAAAAAGTGAAAGACCATAAAAAGAAGATCCGTGAGCGCCAAGCCGAACAAGAACAGCAAGAGGAACAAGTTCATACACGGACCTTTAATAATGACAGCAGTGATCAAGGAAATGCGTCCAATCAAAGAAGTTCAAGTTCGGATCAATCAACAAAGTCGAAATCGTCGTCGGCGAAATCTCATAGACATGTATCCGGCGGCAGTGTGACATCAATTGCCCAACAGCTTATCGGTGTTCCATATCAATATGGCGGTACCACGCCAAATGGTTTTGACTGTAGCGGCTTTATCCAATATGTGTTTTCCAAGGCTGGAGTGAGCGTGCCGCGGACATCAGGAGGTCAATACAGCGCTGGAAGCAGCGTATCAAGCCCAAGCGCTGGTGATCTTGTCTTCTTCTCAACTGACGGTTCTGGTGGCGTCTCACATGCAGGGATCTCCTTAGGAGGCAATCGTTTCATTCACGCCTCATCGTCCAGAGGTGTTACCATCAGCAGCCTCAACGGTTCCTATTGGGACAGCCGCTATCTAGGTGCCAAAAGCTACTAA
- a CDS encoding lysylphosphatidylglycerol synthase transmembrane domain-containing protein: MLYRAMIGLLLGVAVTSVLLLASDIKNIGTRLHTVPLPVYGLAVFAMMIVYAIRISKWHYLTKHQKVDISLRQNASVYMIGLSMAITPGKAGELIKTYWLRQITGKRTTVTSAAVLFERLADLAAVMILAAIGLIVFPRGWFPTCMAFILMIAGVMVIYSKSLGARLVHGVTFPVVLRRFRTPLWRILLSIRRLLSVKVFTVATILSLCYWLVECAIFYGFNLALGTPISWLAALLIFTLSALIGAFSFLPGGLGAIEGSLFGLMIFFGASAPDALTATLLIRLFTLWLGCIAGWLALLTHMIKKYIKK, encoded by the coding sequence TTGTTATACCGGGCAATGATTGGGCTTCTATTAGGTGTTGCTGTCACATCCGTCTTACTTTTGGCAAGTGACATTAAAAATATAGGGACAAGATTACACACTGTGCCGCTCCCCGTGTATGGGTTAGCTGTGTTCGCGATGATGATTGTCTATGCGATCCGTATTAGTAAATGGCATTATCTCACCAAGCATCAGAAGGTTGACATCTCTCTGCGTCAAAACGCCAGTGTTTACATGATCGGGCTCTCCATGGCTATCACACCAGGTAAAGCTGGTGAATTGATTAAAACCTACTGGCTAAGACAAATAACAGGTAAACGTACAACTGTGACATCTGCAGCGGTGTTGTTCGAGCGATTAGCTGATTTGGCCGCGGTTATGATATTAGCTGCTATCGGATTAATCGTTTTTCCGCGAGGCTGGTTTCCCACATGTATGGCGTTTATATTGATGATTGCCGGAGTCATGGTGATTTATTCAAAATCGTTAGGAGCGAGGCTTGTTCATGGGGTGACCTTTCCCGTTGTCCTAAGGCGGTTTCGCACACCGCTTTGGCGTATTTTATTAAGTATTAGACGCTTGCTGTCGGTGAAAGTCTTCACAGTGGCCACTATTCTAAGTTTATGTTATTGGTTAGTGGAGTGTGCCATTTTTTATGGGTTTAATCTGGCGCTTGGTACCCCGATATCATGGCTTGCAGCCCTGTTGATTTTTACACTCAGCGCGTTGATTGGGGCATTCAGTTTCCTTCCTGGTGGTTTAGGAGCGATTGAAGGTTCATTATTTGGTCTCATGATTTTTTTCGGGGCATCGGCTCCAGACGCCTTGACAGCTACGCTGCTGATCCGCTTGTTTACGTTGTGGCTCGGTTGTATCGCAGGCTGGCTCGCCTTGTTGACACATATGATTAAAAAATACATTAAAAAATAG